Proteins co-encoded in one Natronorubrum daqingense genomic window:
- a CDS encoding HdeD family acid-resistance protein, with product MESTPNESAVDPFPLDVDWQLVGITGGVIALLGILAIAFPFVTGLSITYLLGALLVASGIAHAITAHANRGWSGTLWQVVLAGVAVVAGLLLLVNPIVGLATLTLLVIAFLVVDGLTELAASVRMRGHDGMAYVAVSGIISLVLAGLLWAGFPADATWAIGVLLGVSLLVTGFSMVLVSMTGRRAARGLERDVADSPRT from the coding sequence ATGGAATCTACACCCAACGAGTCAGCCGTCGATCCGTTCCCACTCGACGTGGACTGGCAACTGGTCGGAATCACCGGTGGCGTCATCGCACTCCTCGGCATCCTCGCGATCGCGTTCCCGTTCGTGACGGGCCTGTCGATAACCTACCTTCTCGGGGCGCTACTCGTCGCGAGTGGTATCGCACACGCGATTACCGCACACGCGAATCGCGGCTGGAGCGGAACGCTCTGGCAGGTCGTCCTCGCTGGCGTCGCAGTCGTCGCGGGACTCCTCTTGCTCGTGAACCCGATCGTCGGTCTCGCGACGCTCACGCTCTTGGTCATCGCCTTTCTGGTCGTCGACGGGCTGACCGAACTCGCGGCGAGCGTTCGAATGCGAGGCCACGACGGAATGGCATACGTCGCAGTCAGCGGGATCATTTCGCTCGTCCTCGCGGGCCTGCTCTGGGCGGGTTTCCCCGCCGACGCGACGTGGGCGATCGGAGTGCTCCTCGGCGTGAGCTTGCTCGTGACGGGGTTCTCGATGGTCCTCGTCTCCATGACTGGCCGACGAGCCGCGAGAGGCCTCGAGAGAGACGTCGCCGACTCTCCACGGACCTGA
- a CDS encoding thioredoxin domain-containing protein, with product MSTPTRRNRLDEEESPYLRQHADNPVNWQPWDEQALETAREHDVPIFLSIGYSACHWCHVMEEESFADEDVAEVLNEEFVPIKVDREERPDVDSIYMTVAQLVTGRGGWPLSAWLTPQGKPFYIGTYFPKEAKRGQPGFLDVLEQLTTSWEQDRDEVENRAQQWTDAAKDRLEETPDSVAAADPPSSEVLRTAADAALRSADRQHGGFGSGGPKFPQPSRLHVLARAYDRTGREQYLEVLEESLDAMAEGGLYDHVGGGFHRYCVDEDWTVPHFEKMLYDNASIPRAFLAGYQLTGEERYAEIVEETLEFVDRELTHEEGGFFSTLDAQSEDPETGEREEGAFYVWTPAEVHDAVSDEKTADLFCDRYDITESGNFEGTNQPNRVRSIANLAEEYALEERDVEQRLETAREQLFEVRESRPRPNRDEKVLASWNGMLIDTCAEAALVLGDDEYAELAVDALEFVREQLWDEDEGRLARRYKDGDVAVDGYLEDYAFLARGALRCYEATGAVEHLAFALELARTIETEFWDEARGTLYFTPESGESLVTRPQELDDQSTPSATGVAVETLLALDSFAREDFETIASTVLETHANRIEANALQHASLCLAADRLEAGALEVTVAADELPEEWRDRFAESYHPDRLFARRPPAEDGLEAWLERLDLSEEPPIWAGRTARDDEPTLYVCRDRTCSPPTHDVEDALEWLGESELNAESTENGSDEPESPF from the coding sequence ATGAGCACGCCTACCCGGCGAAATCGTCTGGACGAGGAGGAGAGTCCCTATCTGCGCCAGCACGCCGACAACCCCGTCAACTGGCAGCCGTGGGACGAACAGGCACTCGAGACGGCTCGCGAGCACGACGTGCCGATCTTCCTCTCGATCGGCTACTCGGCGTGTCACTGGTGTCACGTCATGGAAGAGGAGAGCTTCGCGGACGAGGACGTCGCCGAGGTCCTCAACGAGGAGTTCGTCCCGATCAAAGTCGACCGCGAGGAGCGCCCGGACGTCGATAGCATCTACATGACCGTCGCCCAACTCGTCACCGGACGTGGCGGCTGGCCCCTCTCCGCGTGGCTCACGCCACAGGGAAAGCCCTTCTACATCGGGACGTACTTCCCGAAGGAAGCGAAACGCGGCCAACCGGGCTTTCTCGACGTGCTCGAGCAGCTTACGACCTCGTGGGAACAGGACCGAGACGAGGTCGAAAACCGCGCACAACAGTGGACCGACGCGGCGAAAGACCGACTCGAGGAGACCCCCGACTCCGTTGCTGCAGCCGACCCGCCCTCGAGTGAGGTGTTGAGGACAGCAGCAGACGCTGCGCTCAGGAGTGCCGACCGCCAGCACGGCGGTTTTGGCTCCGGCGGGCCGAAATTTCCACAACCGTCTCGCCTCCACGTCCTCGCTCGCGCGTACGATCGAACTGGCCGAGAACAGTATCTCGAGGTGCTCGAGGAATCGCTCGACGCGATGGCCGAAGGCGGGCTCTACGACCACGTCGGCGGCGGGTTCCACCGCTACTGCGTCGACGAGGACTGGACGGTTCCGCACTTCGAGAAGATGCTCTACGACAACGCGTCGATTCCGCGCGCGTTCCTCGCGGGGTATCAACTGACCGGCGAGGAGCGTTACGCCGAAATCGTCGAGGAGACCCTCGAGTTCGTCGACCGAGAGCTGACTCACGAGGAGGGCGGCTTCTTCAGTACGCTCGACGCCCAGAGCGAGGATCCGGAGACGGGCGAGCGCGAGGAAGGTGCGTTCTACGTCTGGACGCCGGCAGAAGTTCACGACGCCGTCTCCGACGAGAAAACGGCAGACCTCTTCTGTGACCGATACGACATCACGGAGTCGGGGAATTTCGAAGGGACGAACCAGCCGAACCGGGTTCGTTCGATTGCCAACCTCGCCGAGGAGTACGCCCTCGAGGAACGTGACGTCGAGCAGCGACTCGAGACCGCCCGCGAACAGCTGTTTGAAGTCCGAGAGTCCCGCCCGCGCCCCAATCGGGACGAGAAGGTCCTCGCGAGTTGGAACGGCATGCTGATCGATACCTGTGCGGAGGCCGCCCTCGTGCTCGGAGACGACGAGTACGCCGAATTAGCCGTCGACGCCCTCGAGTTCGTCCGAGAGCAACTCTGGGACGAGGACGAGGGCCGGCTCGCGCGGCGATACAAGGACGGAGACGTCGCCGTCGACGGCTACCTCGAGGATTACGCCTTTCTCGCGCGGGGGGCACTGCGGTGTTACGAAGCGACCGGGGCCGTCGAGCACCTCGCGTTCGCCCTCGAACTCGCCCGAACCATCGAGACCGAGTTCTGGGATGAAGCCCGCGGGACGCTGTACTTTACGCCCGAGAGCGGCGAGTCGCTCGTCACGCGCCCACAGGAACTGGACGATCAGTCGACGCCCTCGGCGACCGGGGTGGCCGTCGAGACGCTGCTCGCCCTCGATAGCTTCGCCCGCGAGGACTTCGAAACGATTGCATCGACGGTCCTCGAGACCCACGCGAACCGAATCGAAGCGAACGCCCTCCAGCACGCCTCGCTCTGTCTCGCGGCGGATCGACTCGAGGCGGGTGCACTCGAGGTCACGGTCGCAGCCGACGAACTTCCCGAGGAGTGGCGCGACCGATTCGCGGAATCGTACCATCCGGATCGACTGTTCGCGCGTCGACCGCCGGCCGAAGACGGACTCGAGGCGTGGCTCGAACGGCTCGACCTTTCGGAAGAACCGCCGATCTGGGCCGGTCGAACGGCCCGTGACGACGAACCCACGCTGTACGTCTGCCGGGACCGGACGTGCTCGCCGCCGACGCACGACGTTGAGGACGCACTCGAGTGGCTCGGCGAGAGCGAACT